The Torulaspora globosa chromosome 8, complete sequence genome segment CACCGTTCTAAAATCATGCAACTACGGCTTGCTAAGCCTTCAGTAACCGATTTTTCCCGTTTTTCCGCAGCAAACTCAGTTCCTCGAACTCGTGCCAACCCAGAAACTGATCGCTAAGATCTCAGAGGAGCTCTTTGACCTGAGATCTCGATAATTAGATTCTCACAGATCTCAAAAGCCTGCCCAATTTCTCGGTTTCCTGCCTTATAAAGCTGCGTCAGTTGACGAAAAAGCGACAAAATCCGatcagatgaaaagagGGCTGGCAAAGATTCAAGTCATCAAAGACGTAGCGGATTTTATCAGATCACGGCTAAAACATTGATTCGACGGGCAGTGCAGGCCGCTCTGCCGTCCATTGGTGCTGTTCATCATTCTATCTAGTTTACATAATCTTTGCTTGTCCTTCTCATCAACTCCTCTGCGTTTGTAACACCAGGCAAGTCGAGAGAAGTTCTCGCACGATCCAGTGAATATCTTGCATCGAGCTCGTTGGACGCTCTCATTTGCTCCCTGGTGCGGTCCAGTGAGGTTCTGCCCCTGCGCGCGTCGAGGGAAGGTCTCAATGCCGAGTTCATTCTTTTGCTCTGCTCCTCTTGTTCCTGTAAGCGAGGGGAGTGTAGGAGGTTCTGAGTTTCCCGGGGCGAGGACATCCATGGCTCGCCTCTGACAATTTGCCTTGAGGAGCCGTTCTGTGTTTGCAGAATGGTCATTGGGATCTCTTCGGTGAGTACGGTGTCGCGGGAATAGTTTTCGTTCAGCGAGCTTTGAAGTTTACCTCCATCGCCCAGGGTTAGAACCTGGGCACCAAAGGAGCGGTTCTTGGAGATCTTGGGCCTGTTCGGATCTGTCGGATCGTAGCCTGTCGGGTACTGATCAAAATCACCGCGTTTCCACATTTCTCTGACAATTTCGACGTCCTTGGGGTTTATCATTCTGTTGAAGCAGTCCAGTGTGAAGCGAGGTAGCAGACAGAAAAGGACggcgacgaagaagacagcCCAGAAGGCAGGCGTGTTGTAGATACGGGCACCGGCTTTCCAAATCTCGTTACTTCTCAAAGAACTAGACCAGATACCAGTCCAGCCGAAGACAATAATACATGATAACCCGATGAAAAGCCCCGTAAACCAGTCCCATCTGTATTGGTGAAGCAAGACGTATAGGTTGCATGCGACAACCGCGATTGCCGTCACCATGATACCTAGGTAGTAACGATGCTCGAGTCCATATCCGTTTTGAGTCACATACATCGTCTTGTGGTAAATCAAATAagggaagaagaaacatATGGTCGACTGATATACACCGTCAAACATATACCACAGGAACTTGGTTTGATTCCATTCGGTTCTCAAAATCCCAACGCGGTACAGCTGAGGGACTATCAAGGATATAGTGTCGTTCACGTCCTGGTCCATGATCCCCAGGAATATGACTGGGAGGGAAGTGAAAGCCAGGTTATAGAACATCAGGTAGGTGTATTCGAACAAATAGGAGCCATCTGAATTGTTGTAGATGCCGTACCAGAATAAAGCTAATGCGAAAATCACATTCTTGTAGAAAAATTGAGGGATCATCTCGGCGAGTCGCTTGTATGACCACCTACCGTGGACCAAAACTAGTCTGGCGAGATACCTGAATTGACCAATAGCATAATCAGAACACATGACTGCTTGACGACCCTCTTCACCAGCAATACCGACACCAACATCCGCAGATTGAATCATTGCAACGTCATTGGAACCGTCACCAATTGCCAATGTCATGACGTCCAGAGATTTCTTCACCAAGTTGACGACTGCCGCCTTTTGGGCCGGTGAAACTCGGCAACAAAGGACAGCTTTACAGTTCTTGCAGAGAAGCAAGAATTGCCGcttgatctcatcgctGCTCAGTGCTAATTTCAATGCGTCACCATCAATAATGACTGCAAAGTTTCCTTTAGGAAAGCCGTGCTCTTTCCGTGCTTCAGccagttcttcctcggaACCGCTCATCCCAAACCTCTCTCTTAGATATTTAAGAATCAAATTCTGCACCACGGAGAAAGGATCATCAccaaattcttcaacgtcATTACCGCTGTGTTTAATGACAAGCAGCTCCATTTCATTGTTGAGTAAGTTACAAGAAAACCCAATGTTGATGGCAGTCTCTACCTTGTCACCAGTTAGGACCCATAGTTTAATACCAGCCTCACCTAGTAAAGCGATAGAATCTGGTACACCATCTTGTAAACGATCTTCAATGGCTGTACCACCTAGTAACACAAGTTCACGTTCTATACTGTCAGCAACTTCATCCAGCTGTTGCTCACGGTCACttaaagctgctgctgctaTGTCATATCGCTCATTCCATTCGGAGTACTCAGCCCATGATAGTTCTCTTTGAGCGATGCAAAGAGTTCTCAAACCTTCGGTAGCgtattcttcaagatgtaAAGCAGTTTTTTCGAGTAGAGATTCATCGTTAGCATCACTACTGCGCTTCAATCGCGAGTAGATGACGGAATCGGCACCTTTACATATCAAGAGCGCCTTAGGCTTCTCTTCTGCGCTCATAGCTGGAATCTTGACAATGCAGCTCATTCTTTTCCTAGAAGAATTGAACTCTAGAATGTTTAGTATTTCAAATTCTTTTTGGACACCCTGAATCTCTATTATTAGCCCTTTATGAGTTTTCGCGACAAAACTGTAGCCCATATCCCTTGCCGTTCCAACAAGTGCTGCCTCATCCGGAGATTGAGCCTTGAGTTCAAGTCTATTGGGATCGGATTTGTGTGGCTCAACCAAAACAGAATGGCAAAGTGCTAAGGCCAACATAAAATGTTCACAGCAATTCTGCTGCAATTTTCCATTCTGACCTTGCAGGTCACGAACAAATTCCTTCGAGACAAACGTTAAATCGTCTGGGTTAAACTGGGAGTTATTAGCCATAGCTTTCAATTCATTGATAACGACGTCTCGGTCTCTggcaatttcttctctttcacGTTGACCTTCAGCCTCCACATCAACACCTTGCCTCTTTCTTAAACCGGCAAGAGCTTCAGTATAGACGCGACCATAAGAAACACCATTGATGGTtgctttcttgaactccATAACATTTTGGGTTAAAGTGCCTGTTTTATCTGAGAAAATGTACTCAATTTGACCCAAGTCATCTGAGATGTTCCAACTCTTTGGTGTACATGGGTAGTCTAGTTTGGCGTTGTAGAGGAGGACATCGCCATATATGAAAGCAGCTTGGGCCGTTTTGATGATCTCAACGGAGATATATAATGAAATGGGAACCAAGGATTGATAAAGAATGAGTGCAACCCAAAAAGAGACAAAACCATTAGTGGCAGGATTGCCTGCAGGCGTGCCGAATTCAAAATAATCTCTCGAGACGTTCTTCTCTCGATAATAGACACCATTAACGACACCGGAAATGAAACATAGCACAAATAACAAACCAAAGTTTATTAGGATAGAAAAGTTAAGATCTCTGGAAATTCTCGATTTTTTCGTTGGGGTGACGCCGGAGTTTATCATTATCTTAGTATCATCACCGGTGAAGACGACCAAACCCATTGCCCATTTTGTATTCCGCAAGGTACAACCACGCAGAAGAGTATTGTTAATAGTCACAGGTTCATTTCTCATCTCGTTGTTATTGGGATCAATCCACTTCAAATTGCCTTGGTAAGAATACAAATTTGCATGAGGACCTTCACTCTCAAGCCAAAACTTTGTTCTTGTAATGTCTCGCGAATTTCTTATCCGGAAACTACATTTCAAAGACTGGCGAACTTTCAAATTTGTTTCACCGTCCAGATTTTTCGTCTCAACATAGCAGGCCCCATCTGCATCTGAGGTTGATAAGAGAACAACGTCAGCCGGAATTTCGTCGTTGTTATGGATACGTATGATATCTCCGACTTTAACATTCTTCCAATAATCTTTCGCGAATCTACAATCGGGTATTGGCGGCATGGTCCTGTCGATTAGATtgacatcatcatctcGACCAACCAGGTGTCCCATATTATCGTAATCCATTGAAGGGCGGCCGTAGTCACCAGAAGGCCTAGCAAAATCAGCAGACATCCTATAACTTCCTATCGAGTCTAGAGAGTTACGTGGCATGTCACCCATAGAGTTTCTCTTCGCCTGCATTTTGCGCcgtttctgctgcagcctCTTACGTTTCCCTTCTTCTGTTAAGTGGCTCTTACAGAATGCAACAAATCGCAAGAGCAATCTAGTATTCGCTTTCTTAAACTTTCTCCACCAGGAAACATTATCCGCAGAGACATTTTGGTTATCGATTCCTTGAAGTATATGGGTTCTTGTGTTATTCACTTGCAAATCCAACACTGTACGCCTTGAGTCTTCGATAGCATCTTTGATGGCGGTGATGGTAACAATGACGATCAACGGTACAGCATTCAAAGCTGGATTCGTCACACcgaaaatttcaaaagcacCCAATATGATCATTACCAAGAAATAAATGTTGGCAATGTTACGGAATTGCAGCAAAATGTTCTTCggcaagaagttcaaggGCGTATATTTGGTAGTTCTGATCTTGTTACGCGGGTAGTTTATGATTGGTTTACCATCCTCGTCCAGCATATCCTCCGGTAGTGGCAAGTTGTAGTAGAGTGTCCTCAGCTCGCTAGCACGATTTTGCAGACCCTCGTCAtccatctcttccttcagaaattcttcgaaaggGTTATGAAAGTTCTTTTTAGCCCATTTAAGCGTCCTTGCCCTACCTACATTTGGTCTCCCCTTCTTGTTTCTTTGCGTCCCCATACGCAGTCTTTTCATCCCGCCGTGATGTTTACGGTCACTTTTATCGCTTGAACTCGGATCATCCAGAGTCACGTCCTCGAACATCGCAGCTGGTCCGCCCATCTTCGGCGTAGCCTTAAAGGAATGCgcatcgtcatcttcttcctcatcaaaCGGTCTTGCTgcctcttcaaattctGGCAATTTATCCTCCTGGAAAGCCACTCCCAATCCCGTAGTCTTCGGATTCTTATGGGTGCCgtgcttcttcagaatagATCCTTTTCTTCGCGTGTTGGCCTTGCCGTTctgctgctcttcaaactcAAACTTATCGTCAAAAGGAGACATTGGAGGCTCATCATTGAACGGGGAATCTGGCAGATTAGACATCTTGAATAAACCTTTGGGATCTTATTTTCTGGTCTCCAGCCTCGTCGCCAATTCTAAGTTCCACGACAGAGTGGACCGAATGAAAAAAGCCGTCACTAAAGAGCGTCAATTTTCGTTGGTCAGATCTCAGCCAGTCGAGGATGTTGTGAAATACACACTCCAGAGGTAGGTAGCCTGCTTTTCCGCTCGATCTACTTAGTTAATCATATTATGTTGGCATTAAGTTCCGGGTTAAGTAGCGCGCGTTGTTAATTTACTGCGCATAGCTGCTCGTTCCGGACGACCATATTAAGCAAGACCAGACTCTCTTCTCATGAAGCTTCTAATGCTATACTGTTGCCATCTAACCTATATAGGCTTTACGGCGGCGACGTGCAGTTCTGATGGGTCACCGACGGTTTCAACTGCCGTCACTGctgtctttcttcttggcataAAGCTCAGTCCATTCGCGGGCTTTCCGAATGGCACCTTCCTCGTCCTTGATCCAATCCTCCGCGACGTCGTTAGCTAGTGGGTCGTTTGGATTGGGACTGGCCAGTAGTGCTTGGATCGATAGCAGCACTGTCCTTATCTGCAACGCGGGAGACCAATTGGTTTTCAAGACGTCCAGACAAATCCGGCCCAGCTTGTCAATGTTAGGATGGTATATCTTGGTTAGGAAGCGAACTTTCGGAGCTTCCATTGGATAGTCGTCTGGGAGAAACAGCTCTAGTTTAAAGACGCCGTGCTCGTAGGGGGATTGTTGGGGTCCCTCGATGGTGACCTCGAAGTATCTCAGATTGTCTTCATGTGGCTCAGCAGTGATCCCGGGCACAGGGTCGCTAACAAGCCTTTCTGTTTCCTAAACATCAGAATCATTGTGTCTGTTAGTACTCCACTTTCTCAGTCGCAAACAGGGCAAACTCTCCAATGGGAAGGCCAACATACCTTGATAATCCTCTTGGGTAGTGAAGCCATAAGTACAGCACTGACTGATGGTCTCACAGGCTGTACAACGCTGGGCATAGTAGGGGACTTCGCTTACTGATTTGGCAGAAGTACCTTGTTAGTTCTAATCCGGGTAACGgatgagctgaaagatAATACCGATGAGCTGGCTCAATAGATATGATTTACGCTGAAGCTAGCAGTGATTTACGGTCGAGAAAGCCTTCAGAAACCAAATAATAGATATTACAGCGAGACGATGTAAAATAAAGACAAAAGATAGTGAGTTTGTTAGTGATGGAAGCAATGAACCATCCGATTAAATCTCCATACTGACTTAATAAAAAATTGAGGCAGAACCGGGTACAGGAAACCAGGGAGAGGCGAGTCAATTAGCTGAGGTCAGCTTAGttttgttgttgttgttgttgttgctgttgttgttcttgctcttgctTGAAGGATTCGTAAGCAgcaaaagcttctttgaaatgtTGATCGAACAATTCGTCGCTCTCCAACAATGGAACAACTTCTTGAGATGGCAAGTCAAGGATCATACCAGTGATCTTACCGgcagcttcctcatcgGAAGTCTTCGCAAAGACTTTCTTGTATAGTTGTTCACCCAGGACTTGTCTTTGCTTTTGCTGGTAGAACTGGTTGGCACCAGCACCGTTTCTCATGAAGTTACCTTGTTGTGGGGCACCTTGTGGAGGAACGCCGTAGACTGGACCGTTTCTGAATTGTTGAGGTGGGACACCGTTCTTTGGCATACCGCCCATAGCGGCCATTTGCTGTGGGTTAGGAGCGTTGAATGGCATACCTCTTGGAGGCATAACACCGTAGAACATAGGTGGCATGAATTGGCCACGCATACCAGCGGCTGccgcagctgcagctgcggTGACCTGTTGGTATCTCATCTGGTTTCTGGCCTGAATTTGTTGGGCCAATTGAGAGCGTCTAACATCCTTTCTCTGAGCGATGGCCACGTACAATGGTTTGCCAGCGACAATTTGCTGGTTTTTTTCGGTGATTGCCTTAGTGGCTTCCTCTGGAGTTGAGAAACAAACGAAACCAAATCCCTTGGACTTACCGTTGTCGGTTCTCATAACCTTAGCGGAGGTGATAGTACCGTATGGAGCaaattcttcttccaaCTTTTGGTCGTCGATGCTGTCGTCCAAGTTCTTAACAAACAAGTTGACGCCTTGGTACTTTTCCAATTTCTCCATTCTGAAGGCTTCGtactgcttcttcaactcctgCAAACGTTCATGCTTCTTTTGAGCACGTCCGACATGTAGAGTGTAACCCTTGAACTCAGTTTCGTTCAATTCCTCGACTGCCTTTGCGGCATCCGCATGGCTCTCGTAGTTGACAAACCCAAAACCTCTCAATTTACCCTCGTTATCCTTCTCCAAATGAGCGGAAGTGATTGGACCAACCTTGGAGAAAAACTCTTCGAATTCCTCCATGGTTGTCTCAGGGTTAATGTTCTTAACGTAAACGTTGGTGAAGTTGGCCTTTGCCTCCTCCATCTTGGATTGACGGTCTTTTCTAGAGACATGTTGAGCGACGTAAACCTCTTGGCCGTTCAACAACATACCGTTGATAGCGTCAATGGCCTCCTTTGCAGCCTCCTCGTCCTCAAAGTGGACAAAACCAAAGCCCTTGGAGTTGCCGGCCTCGTCAGTGGCAATCTTGCATGATAAGATGTTACCAAACACAGAGAAAGTGTCGTGAAGAGCCTTGTTGTCGATATCTGGATGcaagttcttgatgaaaatgTTACCAGAGCCCTTCTTTCTCATCGATGGGTCACGCTGCGACCACATAAT includes the following:
- the DNF1 gene encoding aminophospholipid-translocating P4-type ATPase DNF1 (ancestral locus Anc_8.231), which gives rise to MSNLPDSPFNDEPPMSPFDDKFEFEEQQNGKANTRRKGSILKKHGTHKNPKTTGLGVAFQEDKLPEFEEAARPFDEEEDDDAHSFKATPKMGGPAAMFEDVTLDDPSSSDKSDRKHHGGMKRLRMGTQRNKKGRPNVGRARTLKWAKKNFHNPFEEFLKEEMDDEGLQNRASELRTLYYNLPLPEDMLDEDGKPIINYPRNKIRTTKYTPLNFLPKNILLQFRNIANIYFLVMIILGAFEIFGVTNPALNAVPLIVIVTITAIKDAIEDSRRTVLDLQVNNTRTHILQGIDNQNVSADNVSWWRKFKKANTRLLLRFVAFCKSHLTEEGKRKRLQQKRRKMQAKRNSMGDMPRNSLDSIGSYRMSADFARPSGDYGRPSMDYDNMGHLVGRDDDVNLIDRTMPPIPDCRFAKDYWKNVKVGDIIRIHNNDEIPADVVLLSTSDADGACYVETKNLDGETNLKVRQSLKCSFRIRNSRDITRTKFWLESEGPHANLYSYQGNLKWIDPNNNEMRNEPVTINNTLLRGCTLRNTKWAMGLVVFTGDDTKIMINSGVTPTKKSRISRDLNFSILINFGLLFVLCFISGVVNGVYYREKNVSRDYFEFGTPAGNPATNGFVSFWVALILYQSLVPISLYISVEIIKTAQAAFIYGDVLLYNAKLDYPCTPKSWNISDDLGQIEYIFSDKTGTLTQNVMEFKKATINGVSYGRVYTEALAGLRKRQGVDVEAEGQREREEIARDRDVVINELKAMANNSQFNPDDLTFVSKEFVRDLQGQNGKLQQNCCEHFMLALALCHSVLVEPHKSDPNRLELKAQSPDEAALVGTARDMGYSFVAKTHKGLIIEIQGVQKEFEILNILEFNSSRKRMSCIVKIPAMSAEEKPKALLICKGADSVIYSRLKRSSDANDESLLEKTALHLEEYATEGLRTLCIAQRELSWAEYSEWNERYDIAAAALSDREQQLDEVADSIERELVLLGGTAIEDRLQDGVPDSIALLGEAGIKLWVLTGDKVETAINIGFSCNLLNNEMELLVIKHSGNDVEEFGDDPFSVVQNLILKYLRERFGMSGSEEELAEARKEHGFPKGNFAVIIDGDALKLALSSDEIKRQFLLLCKNCKAVLCCRVSPAQKAAVVNLVKKSLDVMTLAIGDGSNDVAMIQSADVGVGIAGEEGRQAVMCSDYAIGQFRYLARLVLVHGRWSYKRLAEMIPQFFYKNVIFALALFWYGIYNNSDGSYLFEYTYLMFYNLAFTSLPVIFLGIMDQDVNDTISLIVPQLYRVGILRTEWNQTKFLWYMFDGVYQSTICFFFPYLIYHKTMYVTQNGYGLEHRYYLGIMVTAIAVVACNLYVLLHQYRWDWFTGLFIGLSCIIVFGWTGIWSSSLRSNEIWKAGARIYNTPAFWAVFFVAVLFCLLPRFTLDCFNRMINPKDVEIVREMWKRGDFDQYPTGYDPTDPNRPKISKNRSFGAQVLTLGDGGKLQSSLNENYSRDTVLTEEIPMTILQTQNGSSRQIVRGEPWMSSPRETQNLLHSPRLQEQEEQSKRMNSALRPSLDARRGRTSLDRTREQMRASNELDARYSLDRARTSLDLPGVTNAEELMRRTSKDYVN
- the UBC13 gene encoding E2 ubiquitin-conjugating protein UBC13 (ancestral locus Anc_8.230) — its product is MASLPKRIIKETERLVSDPVPGITAEPHEDNLRYFEVTIEGPQQSPYEHGVFKLELFLPDDYPMEAPKVRFLTKIYHPNIDKLGRICLDVLKTNWSPALQIRTVLLSIQALLASPNPNDPLANDVAEDWIKDEEGAIRKAREWTELYAKKKDSSDGS
- the PAB1 gene encoding polyadenylate-binding protein (ancestral locus Anc_8.229): MADITDKTVQQLEKLNIQDDQQTAPSASESETSKVETSSASLYVGELDPSVSEALLYDIFSPIGSVSSIRVCRDAITKTSLGYAYVNFNDHEAGKAAIEKLNYAPIKGVPCRIMWSQRDPSMRKKGSGNIFIKNLHPDIDNKALHDTFSVFGNILSCKIATDEAGNSKGFGFVHFEDEEAAKEAIDAINGMLLNGQEVYVAQHVSRKDRQSKMEEAKANFTNVYVKNINPETTMEEFEEFFSKVGPITSAHLEKDNEGKLRGFGFVNYESHADAAKAVEELNETEFKGYTLHVGRAQKKHERLQELKKQYEAFRMEKLEKYQGVNLFVKNLDDSIDDQKLEEEFAPYGTITSAKVMRTDNGKSKGFGFVCFSTPEEATKAITEKNQQIVAGKPLYVAIAQRKDVRRSQLAQQIQARNQMRYQQVTAAAAAAAAGMRGQFMPPMFYGVMPPRGMPFNAPNPQQMAAMGGMPKNGVPPQQFRNGPVYGVPPQGAPQQGNFMRNGAGANQFYQQKQRQVLGEQLYKKVFAKTSDEEAAGKITGMILDLPSQEVVPLLESDELFDQHFKEAFAAYESFKQEQEQQQQQQQQQQN